The proteins below are encoded in one region of Elgaria multicarinata webbii isolate HBS135686 ecotype San Diego chromosome 8, rElgMul1.1.pri, whole genome shotgun sequence:
- the EGR2 gene encoding E3 SUMO-protein ligase EGR2 — MMTAKAVDKIPVTLSGFVHHLPESIYPVEETATPLPTSVINFPNGDLGGPFDHLSGVTGDGLIGVDMSDKRSLELQYACSGFAPPPRSQPFTYMGKFSIDPQYPGAGCYPADGILNLVSAGILQGVAAPSCSSSSSATPSSSSATSSSAASSGSPNPLGCPMAPAGGDLEQHLYSPPPPPYSSCGELYHAQQQQQQQQQHQQAPPDGAPPFLTASSGPYPPPPSYHHSPKTVTPSGADGGGLFSMIPDYSGFFPPPPPPPCSQRADFHGPAGERKPFPCALDSVRAPPPLTPLSTIRNFTLGAPPGGLGEGPASGGPGARLAPGAYGSPAHLPLRPILRPRKYPNRPSKTPVHERPYPCPAEGCDRRFSRSDELTRHIRIHTGHKPFQCRICMRNFSRSDHLTTHIRTHTGEKPFACDFCGRKFARSDERKRHTKIHLRQKERKVASAASSSSSAGAPPPGPICASSGGAPQTSCASRTRTP; from the exons ATGATGACGGCCAAGGCGGTAGACAAAATCCCAGTCACTCTCAGTGGGTTTGTGCACCACCTGCCTGAAAGCATTTACCCGGTGGAGGAGACCGCCACCCCACTGCCAACATCAGTGATCAACTTTCCCAATGGTGACTTGGGAGGACCCTTTGACCATCTGAGCGGTGTGACAGGAG atGGCCTGATCGGCGTGGACATGAGCGACAAGAGGTCCCTGGAGCTGCAGTACGCCTGCAGCGGCTTCGCGCCGCCTCCGCGCAGCCAGCCCTTCACCTATATGGGCAAGTTCTCCATCGACCCGCAGTACCCCGGCGCGGGCTGCTACCCCGCCGACGGCATCCTCAACTTGGTGAGCGCCGGCATCCTGCAAGGGGTGGCCGCGCcgtcctgctcctcctcctcctcggccacCCCGTCCTCCTCCTCGGCCACGTCGTCGTCCGCCGCCTCCTCGGGATCCCCCAACCCGCTGGGCTGCCCCATGGCACCCGCCGGCGGCGACCTGGAGCAGCACCTGTACTCTCCGCCCCCGCCGCCTTACTCGTCCTGCGGGGAGCTCTACCacgcgcagcagcagcagcagcagcagcagcagcaccagcaggcgCCTCCGGACGGCGCGCCGCCTTTCCTGACCGCCTCCTCGGGGCCCTACCCCCCGCCCCCTTCTTACCACCACTCCCCCAAGACGGTGACGCCCTCTGGAGCCGACGGCGGCGGCCTGTTCTCCATGATCCCGGACTACTCGGGCTTCttcccgcccccgccgcccccgccgTGCAGCCAGCGCGCCGACTTCCACGGGCCGGCGGGCGAGCGCAAGCCGTTCCCCTGCGCGCTGGACTCGGTGCGCGCCCCTCCTCCGCTCACGCCCCTCTCCACCATCCGCAACTTCACGCTGGGCGCGCCCCCTGGTGGCCTGGGCGAAGGCCCCGCGTCCGGGGGCCCCGGGGCCCGCCTGGCGCCGGGCGCGTACGGCAGCCCGGCCCACTTGCCCTTGCGCCCCATCCTGCGGCCGCGCAAGTACCCGAACCGGCCCAGCAAGACGCCGGTGCACGAGCGGCCTTACCCGTGCCCGGCCGAGGGCTGCGACCGGCGCTTCTCGCGCTCCGACGAGCTGACGCGCCACATCCGCATCCACACGGGCCACAAGCCCTTCCAGTGCCGCATCTGCATGCGCAACTTCAGCCGCAGCGACCACCTCACCACGCACATCCGCACGCACACCGGCGAGAAGCCCTTCGCCTGCGACTTCTGCGGCAGGAAGTTCGCCCGCAGCGACGAGAGGAAGCGCCACACCAAGATCCACCTGCGCCAGAAGGAGCGCAAAGTTGCCagcgccgcctcttcctcctccagcgcCGGCGCCCCCCCGCCAGGCCCCATCTGCGCATCGAGCGGCGGAGCCCCGCAGACCTCCTGTGCCTCACGGACCCGGACGCCCTGA